One window from the genome of Gimesia aquarii encodes:
- a CDS encoding type II secretion system F family protein, which yields MDQTLIISIAAFLGMMAFVGAVIFVFKDFSSSKAEDRLAVITGKKKTVDETASLLKDEIVKGGITSVSDRVAHFFEKFGNLKLLLEQAEAPFKADTFLLMTGVAAGLGFALAWFTNAPVPFCPVAALATGGLPFMWLLFCRNRRFKKFAQQLPDALELVGRALRSGHSLASGLSVVVQEMPPPIATEFAMAYEEQNLGIPIDEALKSMLKRMPNLDLKFFVTAVVIQRQAGGDLAEILDKIGHIIRQRFKIMGQVQALTGEGRISGVVLMALPIALFFAVYYLNPDYVMLLFTDELGRKMIAGGIVLQVLGALWIKKIINIKI from the coding sequence ATGGATCAAACACTTATCATCTCAATCGCTGCATTTTTGGGTATGATGGCTTTCGTGGGAGCTGTCATATTCGTATTCAAGGATTTTTCGTCTAGCAAAGCGGAAGATCGTTTAGCGGTGATTACGGGTAAAAAAAAGACAGTAGATGAAACAGCTTCGTTGTTGAAAGACGAAATTGTCAAAGGTGGCATCACCAGTGTTTCAGATCGAGTAGCACATTTTTTTGAGAAGTTCGGCAATCTGAAACTGTTACTGGAGCAGGCAGAGGCTCCGTTTAAAGCAGACACTTTTCTTTTAATGACAGGGGTGGCTGCCGGATTAGGGTTTGCATTAGCCTGGTTTACGAATGCACCTGTACCGTTTTGTCCTGTAGCTGCTTTAGCGACGGGGGGACTCCCCTTTATGTGGTTATTGTTTTGCCGGAATCGACGATTCAAAAAATTTGCACAGCAGCTTCCCGATGCCTTGGAACTGGTAGGTCGCGCGCTGCGATCTGGACATAGTTTGGCCTCGGGATTGAGTGTCGTCGTACAGGAAATGCCGCCCCCGATCGCAACGGAATTTGCTATGGCGTATGAAGAACAGAATCTGGGTATTCCCATCGATGAGGCGTTGAAGAGTATGCTCAAACGAATGCCCAACCTCGACTTGAAGTTTTTTGTGACCGCAGTTGTGATCCAACGACAGGCAGGGGGAGACCTTGCTGAAATTCTGGACAAAATTGGTCACATTATTCGGCAGCGTTTCAAAATTATGGGACAGGTTCAAGCATTGACCGGGGAAGGCCGAATCAGTGGAGTTGTTTTGATGGCTCTACCAATTGCTCTGTTTTTTGCAGTTTACTATCTGAACCCGGATTACGTCATGTTGCTCTTTACCGATGAATTAGGGCGTAAAATGATAGCCGGTGGAATTGTTCTTCAGGTTCTGGGAGCCCTCTGGATCAAGAAGATTATTAATATCAAGATCTGA
- a CDS encoding type II secretion system F family protein: MDFVQLLPWAIFGMVIVGGIALINKLNSDQSRTTERLDELRNPHLRNNPDAAQSASTLLEKAAPTLSKALTPKSELEENKLKVRLANAGYNSENASSIYLSLKVALGLLGLLLGSSYGFYRFGFAQNGWTALVIGGGIGFYLPELVLRFLASSRISRIFLSLPDALDLLVVCVEAGLGLDAAMRRVSEELEETAPDVCSEFALCNLQLQMGRPRREVLHDLGIRSGVDDMRALAAILIQADKFGSSIAQALRVQSDSMRVKRSQMAEEQAAMTAVKMIFPLVLFIFPGIFVVLVGPAAIMMINGLLAN; encoded by the coding sequence ATGGATTTTGTTCAACTATTACCGTGGGCGATCTTTGGGATGGTGATTGTCGGTGGTATCGCATTGATCAACAAACTGAACTCAGATCAATCGCGTACTACGGAGAGACTGGACGAGTTACGCAATCCGCACTTACGCAATAACCCAGACGCCGCTCAGTCTGCCAGTACACTATTGGAAAAGGCAGCGCCCACACTTTCCAAAGCATTGACGCCCAAATCAGAACTGGAAGAGAACAAATTAAAAGTGAGGTTAGCAAATGCCGGATACAATTCGGAGAATGCGTCGTCAATCTATCTTTCATTAAAAGTCGCTCTAGGATTACTAGGATTGTTGCTGGGGTCAAGTTATGGTTTTTATCGTTTTGGATTTGCCCAAAATGGTTGGACGGCATTGGTCATTGGCGGTGGTATTGGTTTTTATCTACCCGAACTGGTCTTACGTTTTTTAGCAAGTTCTCGAATCTCACGTATTTTCTTGTCTTTACCTGATGCATTAGACTTGCTTGTTGTGTGTGTCGAAGCGGGGCTGGGGCTTGATGCTGCCATGAGGCGGGTTTCGGAAGAACTGGAAGAAACGGCCCCGGATGTGTGTAGTGAATTTGCTTTGTGTAATCTGCAATTACAGATGGGGCGCCCACGACGTGAAGTATTACATGATTTGGGTATCCGCAGTGGTGTCGATGACATGCGTGCTCTGGCCGCTATCTTGATTCAGGCAGACAAGTTTGGTTCATCAATTGCTCAGGCGTTGAGAGTCCAATCTGACAGCATGCGTGTGAAACGTAGCCAGATGGCAGAAGAGCAGGCGGCGATGACTGCGGTGAAGATGATCTTTCCTCTGGTGCTGTTCATTTTTCCGGGAATTTTTGTCGTCCTGGTCGGTCCTGCTGCCATCATGATGATTAACGGTTTACTTGCGAACTAA
- a CDS encoding DUF1559 family PulG-like putative transporter: MERMLLKRKRGFTLIELLVVIAIIAILIALLLPAVQQAREAARRSQCKNNLKQIGLALHNYHDNFRTFPPGDVRRTYGSGVQSWTTSQLGWIPRILPFLDQAPLYNQINWEMESGVSAAPNNNIRREKLPVVRCPSDSSRQPSGTYGPTNYMACRGTGASSTANISGSIFAQNSNVRIRDIEDGTSNTMMVSETFASAPLCSDQPSGGVCPASCQTSGFPAYTGGAQQGFSWFWAQVYEAHYYGTVYGPNHEQPDCGGGSSTTAAILAARSKHTGGVHVLVADGAVRFASNSIDLQTWRDLGAPADGNVIGEW, from the coding sequence ATGGAAAGAATGTTGCTCAAAAGGAAACGCGGCTTCACGTTGATCGAACTGCTGGTAGTGATTGCTATCATCGCTATCTTAATTGCCTTACTGTTGCCAGCAGTTCAACAAGCACGCGAAGCAGCACGTCGCTCACAGTGTAAAAACAATCTGAAACAGATTGGTCTGGCCTTACACAATTATCACGATAATTTCAGAACGTTCCCACCAGGGGATGTGAGAAGAACCTATGGCTCAGGAGTTCAATCCTGGACAACAAGCCAACTCGGCTGGATCCCACGGATTCTTCCCTTCCTTGATCAGGCACCTCTCTACAATCAAATTAACTGGGAAATGGAAAGCGGAGTCAGTGCCGCTCCCAATAACAATATCCGCAGAGAAAAGTTACCTGTAGTTCGCTGCCCCAGTGATTCATCCCGTCAACCAAGTGGAACTTATGGTCCAACAAACTATATGGCATGTCGAGGTACAGGAGCATCTTCAACCGCGAACATCTCTGGTTCGATTTTCGCACAGAACAGTAATGTCCGAATTCGAGATATTGAAGACGGGACCTCAAACACCATGATGGTTTCAGAAACGTTTGCAAGTGCCCCTCTCTGTAGTGACCAGCCCTCAGGTGGCGTCTGTCCAGCCAGTTGTCAGACCAGCGGCTTTCCTGCATATACGGGAGGTGCCCAGCAAGGCTTCTCCTGGTTCTGGGCTCAGGTCTATGAGGCACATTATTATGGTACCGTCTATGGGCCGAATCATGAACAGCCTGACTGTGGTGGTGGCTCTAGTACGACTGCAGCAATTCTAGCAGCACGAAGTAAGCACACTGGAGGAGTCCACGTCTTAGTCGCCGATGGTGCAGTCCGCTTTGCATCTAACAGCATCGATTTACAGACATGGCGAGATCTGGGTGCCCCTGCTGATGGAAATGTCATTGGTGAATGGTAA
- a CDS encoding DUF1559 family PulG-like putative transporter: protein MGKMLLKKKRGFTLIELLVVIAIIAILIALLLPAVQQAREAARRSTCKNNLKQIGLALHNYHDNFRSFPPGDVRRTYGAGVQTWTTSMLGWIPRILPFLDQAPLYNQINFELEAGVSAAPNNALRREKLPVVRCPSDSSRQPSADYGPTNYMACRGITTTTTGSPDTSIFANNSNTKIRDIGDGTSNSMMISETFASAPFCDDQPSGGVCPASCITKTPYTGGAQQGYSWMYAALYEAAYYGTVYTPNHSEPDCGASSSSQAAHLSARSKHVGGVHVLLADGAVRFASENIDLSIWRNLGDPDDGNVLGEW, encoded by the coding sequence ATGGGAAAAATGTTACTCAAAAAGAAGCGTGGTTTCACACTGATTGAGTTGCTGGTGGTGATTGCGATCATTGCAATCTTAATTGCCTTACTGTTACCAGCTGTTCAACAGGCGCGTGAAGCCGCACGCCGTTCAACTTGCAAAAATAATCTTAAGCAAATTGGCCTGGCCTTACACAATTACCACGACAACTTCAGATCATTTCCTCCAGGAGATGTGAGAAGAACTTATGGTGCCGGGGTCCAGACCTGGACAACCAGCATGCTGGGTTGGATTCCTCGAATTTTACCTTTCCTTGATCAGGCCCCACTCTACAATCAAATCAATTTTGAACTGGAAGCCGGAGTTAGTGCCGCTCCTAATAATGCTCTCAGAAGAGAAAAATTGCCCGTAGTTCGCTGCCCCAGTGATTCTTCTCGTCAACCATCAGCAGATTACGGCCCCACAAACTACATGGCATGTAGAGGAATTACCACTACTACAACTGGTAGCCCTGATACATCAATCTTTGCCAACAATAGCAATACCAAGATTCGTGATATTGGAGACGGAACTTCGAATTCCATGATGATCTCAGAAACCTTTGCCAGTGCTCCCTTCTGTGATGACCAGCCTTCGGGAGGTGTTTGTCCTGCCAGTTGTATCACAAAAACCCCCTATACAGGAGGCGCACAGCAAGGTTACTCATGGATGTATGCAGCTCTGTATGAGGCAGCCTATTACGGCACAGTTTATACTCCTAATCACTCTGAACCTGACTGTGGTGCAAGTTCCAGTTCGCAAGCAGCACACCTTTCTGCTCGCAGCAAGCATGTGGGTGGAGTCCATGTTCTACTGGCAGATGGGGCAGTCCGCTTCGCTTCCGAAAACATCGACCTATCCATTTGGAGAAATTTAGGCGATCCTGATGACGGGAACGTGCTTGGTGAATGGTAA
- a CDS encoding FeoA family protein codes for MHLNTRYIAFFCVEIVFVMTLNQIIKGQIARITQINGEDAVSIRLMEMGLIDGEEIQLLGKAPLGDPLEFAVRGYRLSLRLNEAKCVEVEIV; via the coding sequence ATGCACTTAAATACACGCTATATTGCTTTCTTTTGTGTTGAGATCGTATTTGTGATGACGTTAAACCAGATTATCAAAGGCCAGATTGCGCGGATCACCCAAATCAATGGTGAAGATGCTGTTTCCATTCGCTTAATGGAGATGGGGCTTATTGATGGTGAGGAGATACAACTCTTAGGCAAAGCGCCTTTAGGTGATCCATTGGAGTTTGCGGTACGTGGCTACCGTTTATCTCTTCGATTGAATGAAGCAAAGTGTGTTGAGGTCGAGATCGTATAA
- the feoB gene encoding ferrous iron transport protein B: MTNSPAITQKKLTVAIIGNPNTGKSTLFNHLSGGHAHIGNFPGVTVEKKVGSVTWEGRSIDLVDLPGTYSLAPRSIDEMVAVDVLLGRQKDVPLPDAIVCIADASNLERNLYLFSQILDLSIPVVLVLNMCDLARSRGIEIDATALSQKLKLPVVCTEAHAGKGVNELKAEIVRIGVGEKHLPLSLFPDAFYHEREQLSEKLQTDEDGIPPDFLVDRLLLDVGGYVESYFEHHTHNGLMDDLRQARLRLKEAGYAVPAMEARLRYGWSRDLLKDVIKHPQEHQVTTSDRIDRWLTHRVFGFLFFFALMFFVFQSVFTWAGPAMDLIEAGQGMVEGAVESLISPGPLRSLVVDGVVAGVGGVLIFLPQIVILYFFIAVLEDSGYMARAAFIMDRLMRSLGLSGKSFIPLMSSFACAVPGIMATRVIENRHERLVTILVAPLMSCSARWPVYTLFIAAFIPNIAYLSLAGSPLVTLQGLVLFGMSSIGALVAIPVAWFLKRVCFKGDVAPFVMELPGYKWPSPRNVILRVYNRAKSFVVKAGTLIFLTSIIIWAAGYFPGDHSEQFQIQQRIETIDSKVQKLEVEITETDEGDQMALKELQAQKELLSAEQTGLNEQQNLVSSQLVESSFLGQAGHLIAPVVKPLGWDWKIGVGVIASFPAREVIISTLGTIYSLGGDVGEDDEGLIGSIRAATWPDGSKVFNVPVAISIMVFFALCAQCAATLMVIRRETNSWLWPVISFTYMTTLAYVGAFISYQVGMLF, translated from the coding sequence ATGACCAACTCTCCTGCCATAACACAAAAAAAATTGACTGTTGCCATTATTGGTAACCCCAATACAGGAAAGAGCACTCTATTCAATCATCTTTCCGGTGGGCACGCTCATATAGGAAATTTTCCTGGTGTGACCGTGGAAAAGAAGGTGGGGAGTGTTACCTGGGAAGGCCGGAGCATCGATCTGGTTGATTTGCCGGGAACCTATAGTCTGGCACCTCGCTCTATTGACGAAATGGTGGCAGTTGATGTCTTGCTGGGAAGACAAAAAGATGTTCCGCTTCCCGATGCCATCGTTTGCATAGCGGATGCATCAAATCTGGAACGAAATCTTTATTTGTTCAGCCAGATTCTTGATTTGTCGATTCCCGTTGTTTTAGTTCTCAACATGTGTGATCTTGCTCGCTCACGGGGGATTGAGATTGATGCAACGGCTTTATCACAAAAACTAAAATTACCTGTGGTGTGTACCGAAGCGCATGCTGGGAAAGGAGTCAATGAATTAAAGGCAGAAATAGTACGGATTGGCGTTGGAGAGAAACATCTGCCTTTGTCTCTTTTTCCCGATGCCTTTTACCACGAGCGCGAGCAGTTGTCTGAGAAGCTTCAGACCGATGAAGATGGAATACCCCCCGATTTTCTGGTGGATCGATTACTGCTTGATGTGGGGGGGTATGTCGAATCGTACTTTGAGCACCATACTCATAATGGCCTGATGGATGATTTACGTCAGGCACGCCTGCGCTTGAAGGAGGCAGGTTATGCTGTTCCGGCGATGGAAGCGCGCTTGCGTTATGGCTGGAGCAGGGATCTGTTAAAAGACGTCATAAAACATCCCCAAGAACATCAAGTGACGACCTCTGATCGAATTGATCGTTGGTTAACCCATCGTGTATTTGGTTTTCTATTTTTTTTCGCGTTGATGTTTTTTGTGTTTCAGTCTGTCTTTACCTGGGCAGGCCCTGCCATGGATCTGATTGAAGCGGGGCAGGGAATGGTAGAGGGAGCTGTGGAATCGTTGATTTCTCCTGGTCCATTGAGAAGCCTAGTTGTAGATGGAGTGGTGGCTGGTGTTGGAGGTGTGCTCATTTTTCTTCCACAGATTGTGATTTTGTATTTCTTTATTGCAGTATTGGAAGACAGTGGTTATATGGCACGCGCAGCATTTATCATGGATCGATTAATGAGAAGTCTGGGGTTGAGTGGCAAATCGTTCATTCCGTTGATGTCCTCTTTTGCTTGTGCTGTCCCCGGGATTATGGCAACGCGCGTCATTGAAAATCGACACGAACGACTGGTGACAATTTTAGTGGCGCCTTTAATGAGTTGCTCGGCGCGTTGGCCTGTCTACACACTTTTTATCGCTGCTTTCATTCCGAATATTGCTTACCTGTCACTGGCAGGGAGTCCCCTGGTGACATTGCAGGGACTCGTACTGTTTGGCATGTCATCGATTGGAGCATTGGTTGCGATTCCCGTAGCCTGGTTTTTGAAACGAGTTTGTTTCAAAGGGGATGTGGCACCATTTGTAATGGAATTACCGGGTTATAAATGGCCTTCTCCTCGTAATGTAATTTTACGAGTTTATAATCGTGCGAAGTCTTTTGTCGTTAAAGCTGGTACTTTGATTTTTCTGACATCAATCATAATTTGGGCCGCTGGCTATTTTCCGGGTGACCATAGCGAGCAATTTCAAATTCAGCAGAGAATCGAAACGATTGATTCTAAAGTTCAAAAACTTGAAGTTGAGATTACCGAGACTGATGAAGGTGATCAGATGGCTCTCAAGGAATTACAAGCTCAAAAGGAATTACTTTCAGCGGAGCAGACTGGATTGAATGAGCAGCAGAATCTGGTGAGCAGTCAATTAGTGGAATCCAGTTTTTTAGGTCAGGCAGGGCATTTGATTGCTCCCGTAGTCAAACCTCTGGGATGGGACTGGAAAATAGGTGTGGGAGTAATAGCATCCTTTCCTGCACGAGAAGTGATTATTTCCACTTTGGGAACCATTTATAGTCTGGGCGGAGACGTAGGTGAAGATGACGAAGGATTGATTGGCTCAATCCGTGCTGCGACCTGGCCTGATGGCAGCAAGGTGTTTAATGTTCCGGTCGCGATTTCGATTATGGTCTTTTTCGCTTTGTGTGCCCAGTGTGCGGCGACATTGATGGTCATTCGGCGAGAAACCAACAGTTGGTTGTGGCCGGTAATCTCATTTACCTATATGACAACGCTGGCCTATGTGGGAGCATTCATTTCCTATCAGGTGGGGATGTTGTTTTAA
- a CDS encoding SPFH domain-containing protein — MTEEKQYDPISGWNPLAVCLCGLLLAVFLFVSAVAAESVPLILLAIIIVPACIIGLFGCMAVAPNQARVLLLFGEYKGSVTRSGFFWVNPFFSKQKISLRIRNFETGSISTPEQKDPTTGKILQAKSRSAGKPSKVNDRDGNPVDISTVVVWRVVNTAEAMFEVDDYEDFVAVQSEAALRNLASRHPYDSEDHEVSLRGNTTEVCDQLKIDIQERLDKAGVEVIEARISHLAYAQEIAAAMLQRQQAQAVVAARTKIVEGAVGMVEMALDHLAERRVIELDNEHRSALVSNLLVVLCSDRHTQPVVNTGSSHS; from the coding sequence ATGACTGAAGAGAAACAATATGACCCAATATCGGGTTGGAATCCGCTGGCTGTTTGTTTGTGTGGATTATTGTTAGCAGTGTTTTTGTTCGTGTCTGCCGTTGCGGCAGAAAGTGTGCCACTAATCTTACTGGCGATCATAATAGTGCCAGCCTGTATCATTGGTTTGTTTGGGTGTATGGCGGTTGCTCCGAATCAGGCACGAGTTTTATTGTTGTTTGGTGAGTATAAAGGGTCAGTGACGCGCTCTGGTTTTTTCTGGGTCAATCCGTTTTTCTCCAAACAAAAGATCTCTTTGCGAATTCGTAATTTTGAGACCGGATCAATCTCAACTCCTGAGCAGAAAGATCCCACGACCGGGAAAATTCTTCAGGCCAAAAGTCGTTCGGCGGGAAAACCTTCGAAAGTGAATGACCGAGATGGTAATCCGGTCGATATTTCCACGGTAGTAGTCTGGCGTGTAGTCAATACCGCGGAAGCAATGTTCGAAGTAGATGACTATGAAGATTTTGTGGCCGTTCAAAGTGAAGCAGCATTACGTAATCTTGCCAGTCGTCATCCTTACGATAGCGAAGACCATGAAGTGTCTTTACGTGGTAATACAACTGAAGTCTGTGATCAGTTAAAGATTGATATTCAGGAACGTCTGGATAAAGCAGGCGTCGAGGTCATAGAAGCACGTATCAGTCATCTTGCTTATGCACAGGAAATTGCTGCCGCGATGTTACAACGACAACAGGCACAAGCAGTCGTGGCAGCCAGAACTAAAATTGTTGAGGGAGCAGTTGGAATGGTCGAAATGGCTTTAGACCATCTGGCAGAACGGAGAGTCATCGAATTGGATAACGAACATCGGTCAGCGTTGGTATCTAATTTGTTGGTTGTATTATGCAGCGATCGTCATACTCAGCCCGTGGTCAATACAGGAAGTTCACACTCATAG
- a CDS encoding FecR family protein, which produces MTVHELPPNFDRLLNQLIDGKISKSEFEELEQYLSSTPEAMQTYFDYLDIQTGVQKSYVERLKELDQIFTDEVPQTKPASKAPVFRRNTKLFSMLSYLAVATASVSLMLFAEKSITGRFIWEPIPAVNIPRITEPKDLPYVATLTRSNNCVWGGDTEPLFSGQRLLTKDLYLETGTAEFRFDSGIRLVLKGPTKIHINSANSAIVDSGEVVLHGYESAPEFALTTPQATFFDIGTEYGTKVEDNGDTELHVFQGSVRVEPSGKSKDLIVNQGKARDITKNKDIPLELTKFQREVPGKPRNAKKVNLDELIAYDSFHPSKIITPEELSEWQRGGIGWETHWRNHKNWSGLAVGNSYPTKSLVPKELSPNQLGCVEIERGKIGWRTLKKPVRLDIDAIYYISFFIQKRKWSPAIDRQYGNISLWNLGKSNEDQKNAKKILFGISSNRFPSLRIQTQTVEKAPPLEDEKPYFFVGKIVASEKSPDQIFLRVFSGTEKIPEQEPHIWTCTTDPFYDSTVFDHVRIFAGRNSKYLFDELHIGTTWESVVNFNDPDPPKVK; this is translated from the coding sequence ATGACTGTTCATGAGCTCCCTCCCAATTTTGATCGACTGTTAAATCAACTGATTGACGGTAAAATATCCAAATCAGAATTTGAAGAACTGGAACAATATCTTAGTTCGACTCCTGAAGCGATGCAGACTTACTTTGATTATCTCGATATCCAAACCGGTGTTCAGAAAAGCTACGTTGAAAGATTAAAAGAACTTGACCAAATCTTCACTGATGAGGTCCCTCAAACTAAACCAGCTTCAAAAGCACCTGTTTTTAGACGAAACACGAAACTATTCTCGATGCTCAGTTACCTGGCTGTAGCAACGGCCTCAGTTTCTCTCATGCTGTTCGCAGAAAAGTCAATCACAGGTCGCTTTATCTGGGAACCCATCCCTGCTGTAAATATTCCAAGAATCACAGAGCCCAAAGACCTGCCTTATGTAGCCACTCTCACACGATCAAATAATTGCGTATGGGGCGGTGATACCGAACCTCTTTTCTCTGGACAGCGATTGTTAACAAAGGACCTCTATTTGGAAACAGGAACTGCAGAATTCCGCTTTGATAGTGGAATTCGCTTAGTTCTCAAAGGCCCAACAAAAATCCATATCAATTCAGCAAACTCTGCAATAGTTGATTCAGGAGAGGTCGTTCTACATGGATATGAATCCGCACCGGAATTCGCGTTAACGACTCCCCAAGCCACTTTCTTTGACATCGGTACTGAATATGGAACGAAAGTGGAGGACAACGGAGATACGGAACTGCATGTTTTTCAAGGCTCTGTCAGAGTAGAGCCCTCAGGCAAGTCCAAAGATTTGATCGTCAATCAAGGGAAAGCGCGGGATATCACAAAAAACAAAGATATTCCTTTAGAGTTGACAAAGTTTCAACGTGAAGTTCCAGGAAAGCCGAGAAATGCAAAGAAGGTCAATCTGGATGAGTTAATTGCTTATGACAGTTTTCATCCCTCAAAAATCATCACTCCAGAAGAGCTTTCCGAATGGCAGCGAGGGGGAATTGGCTGGGAAACCCATTGGCGAAATCATAAAAACTGGTCAGGGCTCGCTGTCGGAAATAGCTATCCTACAAAGTCACTCGTGCCTAAAGAACTTTCACCTAACCAATTAGGTTGTGTCGAAATAGAACGTGGAAAGATCGGCTGGCGCACTTTAAAAAAACCAGTTCGGCTCGATATTGACGCAATCTACTACATCAGCTTTTTTATTCAGAAAAGAAAATGGAGTCCTGCCATTGACCGTCAGTATGGAAACATTTCCTTATGGAACTTGGGGAAATCGAACGAAGATCAAAAAAACGCGAAAAAAATATTATTTGGCATCAGTTCTAACAGATTTCCCTCTTTACGTATTCAGACTCAAACAGTTGAGAAAGCGCCACCATTAGAAGATGAAAAACCATATTTCTTTGTTGGGAAAATTGTGGCGAGTGAAAAATCACCAGACCAGATATTTTTACGCGTTTTTTCTGGAACCGAAAAAATCCCAGAGCAAGAACCACATATTTGGACATGCACCACTGACCCATTTTATGATTCAACAGTATTTGATCATGTTCGAATCTTTGCAGGTAGAAACAGCAAATATCTCTTCGATGAACTCCACATCGGCACAACTTGGGAATCCGTTGTAAATTTTAATGACCCCGATCCTCCAAAAGTGAAGTAA
- a CDS encoding sigma-70 family RNA polymerase sigma factor — protein sequence MSTFNTSSDQDARRVFTELLTTERLRIFGYIRTLVPHNSDAEDVYQHVCLTLWNKFSEFDQERDFFSWACGIAFFTVCNFRRSIQRDRHFFSQELIETMSAERMRHLSNHNTRLELLQDCFSGLSSADQELLLQATFEKQSIKEFAEKAGKTVQTLYNRLSTLRRELAQCILRKLKSEGQSQ from the coding sequence ATGTCGACATTCAACACTTCTTCTGATCAAGATGCTAGAAGAGTGTTTACAGAATTATTGACCACAGAGAGGTTACGCATTTTTGGGTATATCCGGACTTTAGTTCCCCACAACTCAGATGCAGAAGACGTATATCAACATGTATGTTTGACGCTCTGGAATAAATTCAGTGAATTTGATCAAGAACGAGATTTTTTTTCCTGGGCATGTGGAATCGCTTTTTTTACTGTTTGCAATTTTCGTAGAAGTATTCAACGCGATCGACACTTTTTCAGTCAGGAGTTAATCGAAACAATGTCTGCGGAGCGGATGCGCCATTTAAGCAATCACAACACTCGGCTTGAGCTTTTGCAAGACTGCTTCAGCGGTTTAAGTTCAGCTGATCAGGAATTGCTTTTGCAGGCGACATTTGAAAAACAGTCCATCAAAGAATTTGCAGAGAAAGCTGGTAAAACGGTCCAAACACTTTACAACCGTCTGAGCACCCTCAGACGTGAATTAGCTCAATGCATTTTGAGAAAGCTTAAAAGTGAGGGCCAATCGCAATGA